The Meleagris gallopavo isolate NT-WF06-2002-E0010 breed Aviagen turkey brand Nicholas breeding stock chromosome 10, Turkey_5.1, whole genome shotgun sequence genome contains a region encoding:
- the LOC104912317 gene encoding potassium channel subfamily T member 2-like, whose translation MTTISKELNRDCYNQNYTPGTIDWSPIIWVNRSLPLWGLQVSVALISLFETLLLSYLSYKGNIWEQILRIPFLLEIINAVPFIITIFWPVLRNLFIPVFLNCWLAKHALENMINDLHRAIQRTQSAMFNQVLILISTLLCLIFTW comes from the exons ATGACAACTATCAGCAAGGAATTAAACCGGGATTGTTACAATCAAAATTACACACCCGGAACAATTGATTG GTCTCCTATTATTTGGGTGAATCGAAGTTTGCCTTTATGGGGATTACAG GTTTCAGTGGCTTTAATAAGTCTCTTTGAAACACTATTGCTGAGTTATCTTAGCTACAAG ggAAATATCTGGGAACAAATTCTGCGAATACCCTTCCTCCTGGAAATAATAAATGCTGTCCCTTTCATCATTACG aTTTTCTGGCCAGTCCTAAGAAACCtgtttattcctgtttttttaaactgttggCTAGCAAAGCATGCTTTGGAGAATATGATT AACGATCTTCACAGAGCCATCCAACGTACACAGTCTGCAATGTTTAACCAAGTCCTCATTTTAATATCCACCTTACTGTGTCTTATCTTCACTTGGTAA